A region from the Brachyspira hampsonii genome encodes:
- a CDS encoding LCP family protein, producing MNNKNEKNITNRALKTISQANQKSIMLIIFSIIFSLLFIAGVFYYFFISKLDIAKKNDSPLYFSVLFIDDNNDIYGAYVGIISSLNNRIGLIGLPKNIALWENNNSSPEVIEQLYKNGGENAVFRAIENSVDKKITYRIAIDNNQISDIIDLMGGVKMYVEEPINYKDEEKGYELSFDIGEWLFTGKKIISYLHYLNMKGYEDIETLYRLEDVIVNSMISLIQSPQLRNIIHSKDMRKAIFGSMKSNLRPPDMKAIMNILANSNERTLVIENIDARVDDNGILTPIFDGSAFIKQMDDLTLYVELKTQKSELNNEDVSLTVLNATTVVGLADRINIRMRYRGFSAGEYGNFGTNLNESVVLIRDGQIEKAFMVANEGRVTRVYAKTDRRVLNNAVLILGNDYYEITQ from the coding sequence ATGAATAATAAAAATGAAAAAAATATAACTAATAGAGCTTTAAAAACGATTAGTCAGGCTAATCAAAAATCTATTATGCTTATTATCTTTTCTATTATATTTTCATTATTATTTATTGCTGGGGTATTTTATTATTTTTTTATAAGCAAGTTGGATATAGCTAAAAAGAATGATTCTCCTTTATACTTTTCCGTTTTATTTATAGATGATAATAATGATATTTATGGTGCTTATGTAGGCATAATATCCAGCTTGAATAATAGAATAGGTTTGATAGGATTGCCTAAAAATATAGCATTATGGGAGAATAATAATTCTTCTCCTGAAGTTATTGAACAGTTATATAAAAACGGCGGAGAAAATGCTGTTTTCAGAGCAATAGAAAATTCAGTAGATAAGAAAATAACTTATAGAATAGCTATTGATAATAATCAAATATCTGATATTATAGATTTAATGGGCGGAGTAAAAATGTATGTTGAAGAGCCTATTAATTATAAAGATGAGGAGAAAGGATACGAACTATCATTTGATATAGGCGAATGGCTTTTTACAGGAAAAAAAATAATATCATATCTGCATTACTTGAATATGAAAGGATATGAGGATATAGAAACTTTATACAGATTGGAAGATGTTATAGTTAATTCTATGATATCATTGATACAAAGTCCTCAGCTTAGAAATATTATTCATTCTAAAGATATGAGGAAAGCTATATTTGGCAGTATGAAAAGTAATTTAAGACCTCCTGATATGAAGGCTATTATGAATATACTTGCAAACAGTAATGAAAGAACATTGGTTATAGAAAATATTGATGCAAGAGTTGATGATAATGGTATTTTAACTCCTATATTTGATGGAAGTGCTTTTATTAAGCAGATGGATGATTTAACATTATATGTTGAGCTTAAGACGCAGAAAAGCGAATTGAATAATGAGGATGTAAGTTTAACGGTTTTAAATGCTACAACGGTTGTAGGACTTGCTGACAGAATAAATATTAGAATGCGTTACAGAGGTTTTTCTGCCGGAGAATACGGTAATTTTGGTACTAATCTCAATGAAAGTGTTGTTCTCATAAGAGACGGTCAAATTGAGAAAGCATTTATGGTTGCTAATGAAGGCAGGGTAACAAGAGTATATGCTAAAACAGATAGAAGAGTTTTAAATAATGCAGTATTAATTTTGGGGAATGATTACTATGAAATTACACAATGA
- a CDS encoding gamma-glutamyl-gamma-aminobutyrate hydrolase family protein: MSVIGLSGNILYENSSIPKAFINRSYVDSVIRSKGVPFLMPITEEKDIIKKMVENVDGIIMTGGVDIHPFRFNEEPIEKIGAILAERDEFDFTLMKYAVEMNKPILGICRGIQVINVYFGGTLIQDIPSQRNTNILHNQTAEYHTATHKIQIVKDSIIYDILDDASEVNSFHHQAVDKLAKDFKVTAAAKDGIIEAIEYKKKDSFILGLQWHPELMSSRIVKMQNIFDMFTEICKSRK, from the coding sequence ATGTCTGTTATAGGTTTGTCTGGAAATATTTTATACGAAAATAGTTCTATACCAAAAGCATTTATTAATCGTTCTTATGTTGATTCTGTTATAAGATCCAAAGGAGTACCATTTCTAATGCCAATCACAGAAGAGAAAGATATTATAAAAAAAATGGTAGAAAATGTTGATGGAATAATAATGACGGGAGGAGTTGATATTCACCCATTTAGATTCAATGAAGAGCCTATAGAAAAAATAGGTGCTATATTAGCTGAAAGAGATGAATTTGATTTTACATTAATGAAATATGCAGTTGAAATGAATAAACCAATACTAGGAATATGCAGAGGAATACAGGTTATAAATGTTTATTTCGGAGGAACATTAATACAAGATATACCAAGTCAAAGAAATACTAATATACTTCATAATCAAACTGCAGAATATCATACTGCAACACATAAAATTCAAATAGTAAAAGACAGTATAATTTATGATATCTTAGATGATGCATCTGAAGTAAATAGTTTTCATCATCAGGCAGTTGATAAATTAGCTAAAGATTTTAAAGTAACTGCTGCTGCCAAAGATGGAATAATAGAAGCTATAGAATATAAGAAAAAAGATTCTTTTATTTTAGGATTGCAATGGCATCCTGAGTTAATGAGCTCAAGAATAGTAAAAATGCAGAATATATTTGACATGTTTACAGAAATTTGCAAATCAAGAAAATAA
- the recA gene encoding recombinase RecA, whose protein sequence is MATKKKENAEVKKDGKSEAIEAITDQINKKYGPGSFMRLGSNKTVNVDVISTGALTLDHALGVGGVPRGRIIEIYGHEASGKTTLTLHIIAEAQKAGGYAAFIDAEHALDPVYASALGVDIDNLYISQPNSGEEALEILEKVVSSTAFDIVVVDSVAALVSKAELAGDIGDAHIALQARLMSHALRKLTAIISNTNTAVIFINQLRQNIATTGYGAGPTETTTGGKALKFYSSVRLDIRRTEWIKKGDETIGHKVKIKVVKNKLSSPFKVVNLEIIFGKGISSEGLLIDLAMEAKIITRSGAWFYYNGEQIAQGKEKVRELLASDPKMRMELEIQIRETLNMGGADKVREKLAEYLEEQKNGGSKEALKENSDDEESSESSSSKKKSKKQDEDDSNLLMSAEEAYSDDETYSDNDFEDTIVTPVKN, encoded by the coding sequence ATGGCTACTAAAAAGAAAGAAAATGCTGAAGTAAAAAAAGACGGTAAAAGCGAGGCTATAGAAGCCATTACCGATCAGATAAATAAAAAATATGGTCCGGGTTCTTTTATGAGGCTTGGAAGCAATAAAACTGTTAATGTTGATGTTATATCTACTGGGGCATTAACTCTTGATCATGCTTTGGGAGTGGGGGGAGTTCCTCGCGGAAGAATTATAGAGATTTACGGACATGAGGCATCAGGTAAAACTACACTCACTTTACATATCATAGCCGAAGCCCAAAAAGCTGGGGGATATGCAGCTTTTATAGATGCTGAACATGCTCTTGACCCTGTATATGCTAGTGCTTTAGGAGTAGATATTGATAATTTATATATTTCTCAGCCAAACAGCGGAGAAGAAGCACTTGAGATATTAGAAAAGGTTGTTTCTTCTACTGCTTTTGATATAGTAGTTGTTGACTCTGTGGCAGCACTTGTTTCTAAGGCAGAGCTTGCTGGGGATATAGGGGATGCTCATATTGCTTTACAGGCTAGACTTATGAGCCATGCTTTAAGAAAATTAACAGCTATAATAAGCAATACAAATACTGCAGTAATATTTATTAACCAATTAAGACAAAATATTGCAACTACAGGCTATGGAGCAGGACCTACTGAAACTACTACAGGCGGTAAGGCTTTGAAATTCTATTCATCTGTAAGGCTTGATATTAGAAGAACTGAATGGATTAAAAAAGGCGATGAAACTATAGGTCATAAAGTAAAAATAAAAGTTGTAAAAAACAAATTATCATCTCCATTTAAAGTGGTTAATTTAGAGATAATATTCGGTAAAGGTATATCATCTGAAGGGCTTTTAATAGATTTAGCTATGGAGGCAAAAATCATCACTAGAAGCGGTGCTTGGTTCTATTATAATGGAGAGCAGATTGCTCAGGGTAAAGAGAAGGTAAGAGAACTTTTAGCATCAGACCCTAAAATGCGTATGGAGCTTGAGATACAAATCAGAGAAACATTGAATATGGGAGGAGCTGATAAAGTAAGAGAGAAACTTGCTGAGTATTTAGAAGAGCAGAAAAACGGCGGAAGCAAAGAGGCATTAAAAGAAAATAGTGATGATGAGGAAAGTTCTGAAAGTTCTTCTTCAAAAAAGAAATCCAAAAAACAAGATGAGGATGATTCTAATCTTTTGATGAGTGCTGAAGAGGCTTATTCTGATGATGAAACTTACAGCGATAATGATTTTGAGGATACTATTGTAACGCCTGTAAAAAATTGA
- a CDS encoding RNA 2'-phosphotransferase, which yields MKNDKLSKEEIKISKFVSLVLRHKPENIGLTLSKDGWANVYGLIEKIKLTGRNINKEILERVVLYNDKKRFSFNEDHTLIRASQGHSINVDLEFEEREPPEILFHGTSVDNIESIKLEGIKKMGRLYVHLSIIEETAKKVGERHGKPAIIKINSKQMYNDGIKFYLSENKVWLCDYVDPKYIFDIIK from the coding sequence ATGAAAAATGATAAATTAAGCAAAGAAGAAATTAAAATAAGTAAATTTGTTAGTTTGGTATTAAGGCATAAACCTGAAAATATAGGACTCACATTATCAAAAGATGGTTGGGCTAATGTTTATGGGTTAATTGAAAAAATAAAATTAACAGGAAGAAATATAAATAAAGAAATACTTGAAAGAGTAGTATTATACAATGATAAAAAAAGATTTAGTTTTAATGAGGATCATACTTTAATAAGGGCAAGTCAGGGACATAGTATAAATGTAGATTTAGAATTTGAAGAAAGAGAACCGCCAGAAATATTGTTTCATGGGACTTCTGTTGATAATATAGAGAGTATAAAACTTGAAGGCATAAAGAAAATGGGCAGGCTTTATGTGCATTTATCTATTATTGAAGAAACTGCCAAAAAAGTTGGGGAGCGTCATGGAAAGCCTGCAATAATAAAAATTAATTCTAAGCAAATGTATAATGATGGTATTAAATTTTATTTGTCTGAAAATAAAGTGTGGTTATGCGATTATGTTGATCCTAAATATATTTTTGATATAATTAAATAA
- the rsfS gene encoding ribosome silencing factor codes for MKLHNDKNNDNKELNDNANELLETKLKKRKKKFIDKDRAKELTLKAAKALYDKKLEDIVILDLEDLTTLSDFFILATASSSPQMKAGSDAVYKDLKEDGVLPYAENDNDPEGVWYLSDYGFLVIHIFTEEGREYYNLDKLWHEAKKIDMPEV; via the coding sequence ATGAAATTACACAATGATAAAAATAATGATAATAAAGAATTAAATGATAATGCAAATGAACTTTTAGAAACAAAGCTAAAAAAAAGAAAGAAAAAGTTTATAGATAAAGATAGGGCTAAAGAATTAACATTAAAAGCAGCTAAGGCTTTATATGATAAGAAACTTGAGGATATTGTTATATTAGATTTAGAAGATTTAACAACTCTTTCAGACTTTTTTATATTAGCTACGGCTTCTTCTTCGCCGCAGATGAAAGCAGGTTCCGATGCTGTTTATAAGGATTTAAAAGAAGATGGTGTTCTTCCTTATGCTGAAAATGATAATGATCCGGAAGGCGTTTGGTATTTAAGCGATTATGGTTTTTTAGTTATTCATATATTTACTGAGGAAGGAAGAGAATATTATAATCTGGATAAATTATGGCATGAAGCTAAAAAAATAGATATGCCTGAAGTATAA
- the msrA gene encoding peptide-methionine (S)-S-oxide reductase MsrA, with amino-acid sequence MIKKTIITILSLLSIISCSEKLNSQNINDKGKNMNNNTAMPENVKYAYFSSGCFWGTEYWFEKSKGVLSVVSGYAGGHKVNPTYQEVCTGLTGHLETVRVAYDPEKTTYEELVKLFFETHDFTQKNGQGPDIGSQYLSAIFYQNDEEKEIAEKYVAMLREKKYDVATTIRPFKNFYEAEDYHQDYYAKKGSMPYCHFYTKIF; translated from the coding sequence ATGATAAAAAAAACAATAATAACAATCTTATCTTTATTATCAATTATTTCATGCTCTGAAAAACTTAACAGTCAAAATATCAATGATAAAGGTAAAAATATGAACAATAATACAGCTATGCCTGAAAATGTAAAATATGCATATTTTTCTTCAGGATGTTTCTGGGGAACAGAATATTGGTTTGAAAAATCAAAAGGTGTTCTTTCTGTTGTAAGCGGATATGCTGGAGGTCATAAAGTAAATCCAACTTATCAGGAAGTATGTACAGGTCTTACAGGTCATTTAGAAACAGTCAGAGTAGCTTATGATCCTGAAAAAACTACTTATGAAGAATTAGTAAAACTTTTCTTTGAAACTCATGATTTTACTCAAAAGAATGGACAAGGACCTGATATAGGATCTCAGTATTTATCGGCAATCTTCTATCAAAATGATGAAGAAAAAGAAATTGCAGAAAAATATGTTGCTATGTTAAGAGAAAAAAAATATGATGTTGCTACGACTATAAGACCATTTAAAAACTTTTATGAGGCAGAAGATTATCATCAGGACTACTATGCTAAAAAAGGATCCATGCCTTATTGTCATTTCTACACAAAAATATTTTAA
- the msrB gene encoding peptide-methionine (R)-S-oxide reductase MsrB: MLRYILILISILIISVSCDETADSKEAYSVCNETKALSAKEYHVLINKGTEMPFTGELLNVKEDGIYTCKICNTPLFHSEAKFNSGTGWPSFDDAISENIKLIPDGDRMEVVCAKCGGHMGHVFYGEGFTEKETRYCINSVSLNFVNKFTNENSENK; the protein is encoded by the coding sequence ATGTTAAGATATATATTAATACTAATTTCAATATTGATAATCTCTGTTTCATGCGATGAAACAGCAGATAGTAAAGAAGCATATAGTGTCTGTAATGAAACCAAAGCTCTTTCAGCTAAAGAATATCATGTATTAATAAATAAAGGTACTGAAATGCCTTTTACCGGCGAGCTTTTAAATGTGAAAGAAGACGGAATATATACATGTAAAATCTGTAATACACCATTATTTCATTCGGAAGCGAAATTTAATTCAGGAACAGGCTGGCCTAGTTTTGATGATGCCATATCAGAAAATATAAAATTAATACCTGATGGGGACAGAATGGAGGTTGTATGTGCTAAATGCGGAGGACATATGGGGCATGTATTTTATGGGGAAGGTTTTACAGAAAAAGAAACTAGATACTGTATTAATTCTGTTTCTTTAAATTTCGTAAATAAATTTACAAATGAGAATTCTGAAAATAAATAG
- a CDS encoding peptide ABC transporter substrate-binding protein: protein MKRYVFIIVLLVNIFLLSCSSSKLSSDGIVVSVGGMPSSLDPAFAKGINTAVYITHTFETLTQRDEDGTIIPALAESWEAMSNNTVYIFHLRKNAKWSDGKDLTANDFVYTLRRLIDPEVASPFSLGFDIIKNAQSIMKGEKSLEELGVYALDDYTLKIELDIPLPYFEEAMASDIASPVRSDIIETYGEDWALTKEHYIGNGPYIMTEYDEAVKIVMEKNPYYWDRDNVKAEKITFEFLEDVNTAVAAIYGDSILFYPEAPENERASLIEQGIGREVDITSIAYYMVNLKRSPFSNPLVRKALALGIDRNYIVNNVLGGGRVAADGFVPINVKIGTNNFREHAPEYISLEEGEYEKNIEEAKKLLADAGYTDIKKFPIIELITTTNPSSLFVAEAIQNMYKNNLGIDLKLRYEEPTTYLQSIKDGSFQMIKAGTSVAYNQAAGYLRLFQLDGLGNDGGYTNAVYDYLVDIAMTNANEDIRIKAAYDAERILIQEDMAIIPIYYDKATIMQSKKLHGVKYDIFSIYDFRNAYIE from the coding sequence ATGAAGAGATATGTTTTTATAATAGTATTATTAGTAAATATATTTTTATTATCCTGTTCTAGTAGTAAATTATCTAGTGATGGTATAGTTGTATCAGTTGGAGGAATGCCTAGCAGTTTAGACCCAGCATTTGCTAAGGGGATAAATACAGCAGTTTACATAACACATACTTTTGAAACATTAACTCAAAGAGATGAAGACGGTACAATAATTCCGGCACTCGCTGAAAGCTGGGAGGCTATGAGTAATAATACAGTTTATATATTTCATTTAAGAAAAAATGCTAAATGGTCAGACGGAAAAGATTTAACAGCTAATGATTTTGTATATACTTTAAGAAGATTAATAGACCCTGAAGTAGCTTCTCCATTTTCTTTAGGTTTTGATATAATAAAAAACGCTCAAAGTATAATGAAAGGAGAAAAGAGTTTAGAAGAACTTGGAGTTTATGCTTTAGATGATTATACATTAAAAATTGAGCTTGACATACCGCTTCCATATTTTGAAGAGGCTATGGCTAGTGATATTGCTTCGCCTGTGAGAAGTGATATTATAGAAACTTACGGTGAGGATTGGGCTTTGACCAAAGAGCATTACATTGGAAACGGACCTTATATAATGACAGAATATGATGAGGCAGTAAAAATAGTAATGGAGAAAAATCCTTATTATTGGGATAGAGATAATGTAAAGGCTGAAAAAATAACTTTTGAGTTTTTAGAAGATGTGAATACTGCAGTTGCTGCAATTTACGGAGACAGTATATTATTTTATCCGGAGGCTCCGGAAAATGAGAGGGCTTCTTTAATAGAGCAGGGTATAGGAAGAGAAGTTGACATAACATCTATAGCATACTATATGGTTAATTTGAAAAGAAGTCCTTTTAGTAATCCTTTGGTGAGAAAGGCATTAGCACTTGGAATAGACAGAAATTATATAGTAAATAATGTTTTAGGCGGAGGAAGAGTTGCTGCTGATGGATTTGTTCCTATAAATGTAAAAATTGGCACTAATAATTTTAGAGAACATGCACCAGAATATATTTCATTAGAAGAAGGTGAATATGAGAAAAATATTGAAGAAGCTAAAAAACTTCTAGCCGATGCCGGATATACTGATATAAAAAAATTCCCTATAATAGAATTAATTACAACTACTAATCCTTCATCACTTTTTGTTGCAGAAGCTATTCAGAACATGTATAAAAATAATTTGGGTATAGATTTAAAATTAAGGTATGAAGAACCTACAACATATTTGCAGTCAATAAAAGACGGAAGTTTCCAGATGATTAAGGCAGGAACTAGTGTTGCTTATAATCAGGCAGCTGGTTATTTAAGACTTTTTCAGCTTGACGGACTTGGTAATGATGGCGGATACACTAATGCTGTTTATGATTATTTAGTTGATATTGCCATGACAAATGCAAATGAAGATATAAGAATAAAAGCTGCTTATGATGCAGAGCGTATACTTATACAAGAGGATATGGCTATAATACCTATATATTATGACAAGGCTACTATCATGCAGAGCAAAAAACTTCATGGTGTGAAATATGATATTTTTTCTATATATGATTTTAGGAATGCTTATATAGAGTAA